The DNA window GGGCAAAAGTCAAACGTAAAGCGTTACTTGACATTATCGCGCCAAGTCGTTGTCAGGTAAAGAAAAACCCCCACCGGCCTGGATGAGCCGATGGGGGAGTAATTGGCGAAACAGGGGCGTCAGTCGGTGAGGAAGAACTCGCGGACGATCTGCTCCCAGTTTTGGGGGTCGAGGTTGCGGGCCATGCCGTCCACCGGGTCGCCGCCATCGCTGAGCACGGCGCCCAGCTCGAGGTCGGCGAACCCGTACAGCCGTTGGGCCGCGGCCTCGGTCCACTTCTTGACCAGCTCGCCGCCCAGCAGATTTTTGAGGCTCACCGAGGACTTAGGCAACTTGACCTTGAGCAGCCAGCCATCGCCGTAGGGGTCGGACTTGAGCGCGTCCGTGGACCCGGCCAGCTTGGGGTTGACTGCCAGCACCTCGCCGTCCACCGGCGAGACCATCTCAAAGCTGCTCGGGCCCACATCCAGCGACCAGGCGCCCGCGCCCTGCCGCAGCTGCGCCCCGACCGCGGGCAGCTTGAGGCCCGAGGGCTTGCCCACCAGGCGTTGGGCAAAGTCATCCACGCCGATCAGCACGTTGCCCTCGGCGTCCTTGCGTGCCCAGGTATGTCCTTGATGATACAGCAGATCGTCGGGCACCAGAAAGCCCTGAACGCGGCCGCTGGCGGGCATTGCCTCGCGCGCCGCGGCGCTCTGGGTAGTGCGCTCGGGCGCCTTGAGCATGATGTAAAACACCAGGAAAAGCGCCATGAACGCGAACGCCAGGGCGTATTCCCAGTACTTGGTGTAAAGCACGTAGTCGACGAAGGTATGGAGATCGTGCATCTTTTCCTCCTTAGTGCTCGTCGGCGTAGAACGGGTCGGGGTGCTTGTAGAGGATCGGCGCCCGGTTGATTACCCAGCGGAAAACCCACATCAGCACCGTGATCAGCGTGATGGTCACCAGTATTTCCGACCACTTGGGAATGTAGACCTCGGGCGCGTCCCAGTTGAGGCAGACCATCGAAACGTTGAAGCGGTTGAGCATGATGCCCAGCACCGTGATGATCGATGTGTAGCGCACCAGTTTGGCGCTGCCGCGGCGGATCGCCACAAAGTAGAGGATTGTGGGAAGCAGTACGAATCCGAGCACTTCGAACATGAACCAATAGCCCCAGCCGGTGTTGAGCAGCTCCCAATGCATGCCGTGAGCCACGGAGAGCACCTTGAGCGCCAGGTAGGTGATCAGGGTAAACGCCACCGCCTTGCCCAGTCCGAGGGTCAGCCGGTCGTCTTGCTCGTGGGACATTTTAACCTGATGGCCAAAGACTTTATGCGAGATCATGCTCTCGATGATCAGCATCGCCAGACCACCGGCAATACACGAAACCAGGAAGTGGTAGGGGATCAGCGGCGTGTACCACAGCGGGTGCAGGCGTGAGGGCATCAGCAGGTACATCGCGCCCAGGGCCGACTGGTGACCCATCACCAGCACCGACCCGAGGATGATGAACACCATGTGCCCTTTCATCAGGAAACGCCAGGCTTTTTTCAGTCCCAGCCACTCGGCGAATGCGGGCAAAATCTCGAGGGTCATGGCCGTGAGGTACAGCGCCAAATGCTCGGCAACCAGGAACAGCACCGAGGACATTCCCGCCGAAACCAGGAACGGATAGGGCAGCCTCCACGGGCGGCCGAGGTCAAACAGCAGGCCGATGATCGCAAAGGCGTATCCGAGAAATCCGGTGAGCAGCGCCGGTCGCAGCAGCGGCTTGTAATCTTTATTGCCCAGGATGTAGACCGCCACGCCCACGGAGAATCCGCCGGTGGCGATCGCCACGCCGAAGAACATGTCGAAGCCCAACCACAGGCCCCAGGGGTTGGTGTTGGACAGGTTGGTGGTCGCGCCCAGGCCCGCGGCAAAACGCCAGATCGCCGTGGGAATGCCCACCGCGAGAATCAGCCCGGTGATCACGTTGAACGGCGAGATCAGCTTACGGAAGTACTCGGCGTTGGACATGCCCAGCAAAATGTTCTTGCGAAACCAGCTCATGTCCTGCGAAGTGATCGCTGCCTGGCTCATCCCTCACCTCCATCGGCGCCGTGTGCGCCGCCCTCGCGTTTGCGGGTGATGGAGTAGATCCCGGCAAGCAGCACCGGCAGGGTGATGTGCAGGATCGGCAGGGTCCACAGGAAGCCGTAGGTCAGCCTGGGTATCGGCGTTGAGCCCAGGTTGGTCTTGAAGCCCAGTTGCTCGAACGGAACTTTGGAAATGTACATCCAGCTCGTGCCGCCGACCTCACGCTCGCCGTAGATGTGATCGATGTAGTCCGAGTCGGCGAAGATCCGCTTGCGCGCGATGGTGATCAGCTCCTCGCGGCGGCCGAAAGTCAGCGCGCCCGTGGGGCAGATCTCGACGCAGCCGGGAATCCCGCCGTCCTTGGAAATGCGATCGAAACAGAAGGTGCACTTGGTCACCTTGGGATCGAACGCGCTTTGGTAGGTGTAGGCCGGGATGTAGAACGGGCAGGCCTGCATACAGTAGCGGCAGCCGATGCACACGTCCGCATCGTAAACCACCGCGCCCTCGGGCGTCTTGGTGAACGCCTTGCACAGGCAGGCGGCGAAGCAGGCCGGCTCGGCGCAGTGCATACACTGGCGCTTGACGAACACCGGCTGACCGCCCCCGGCCTCGGGCATGTAGCGATTGACAAAGGTGTAGACGTTGTAGTCCGAACGGCGTTCGGTCTCGAACACGCTCTGGTCGGTGGGGTCCACACCGTTTTTTAAATTGTTCACATCGTTGCACGCCCCCTCACACGAGCGGCAACCAATGCACTTGCTCACGTCCACCAGCACGCCGTAGGTGTCCGGCCAGCCGGTGAAGTCCTCGACTGCCAGCGCATCGCCGGCCTTGCCCGCAGCTGCGGCGCCGACGCCCGCGCCCGCGAGCATCTTGAGAAATCCTCTTCTGCTGCTGTTCATCTCCTTGGCGCTCCCTTTGGATCTATTGCTTGGTCTTTTTGGAGTGGCACTCGTCGCACTTCAGCGGCCCGGCCCCGTACTCGCGGTGGCAGCCCATGCACTGATTGTGATAGGCGGCCTTGAGGTTGGGAATGCTCAGCGGGGGCTTAATCGGGAACTCTTTGTGGCACGCCGCGCAGCTGCCGTCGGTATTGACCGTGAACTGCGGGTCGAGCTTGATCGACGGGCTGTGGCACCGCGAACAGGCGGGCATCGCCGGTCCCGGCGTGTTGTGATGATGACACGACGCGCAGCCCTCGGCCGCGTAGTTGGTGTGCATCTGGTGCGAGAACCAGGCCGGCTCGTAGAGGTTCTCGAGCTTTTTAAGCTCAATGTACTCCGGCGGTGTGGCCGTGTTTGTCCCTGCCTGTTCGATCTGCGCCGGTTGCTTGTCCGTATCGTCGGACTGCTCATCCTGCTCTTGGGCCATCACGAGTCCGGCGACCAACAGCAGGCAAAGCAACGGCAGCAGAAGGTAGCTTTTAACCCTCATGGTGCCTCCGTTATAAAAAAATTAAACAAAAGGGCCAAAAAGCCCGATCGGCAGGCGCATGCTACTCGCCTGGACACCGGTGTCAATCCCGTCAGCCCGAGTAAAACACGTGTTTGGATAATTCGCGCCATTTTTCCTCATCCAGGTTGCGCGCCGCTCCATCGACAACCTCGCCGCCATCAGCGTAGACCTCGCCCAGCTCACCCAACGCCGGTCCGATGAAACGATCGCGCTGCAGCTCGGTCCACTTGGCGAAGCGCGTGGCCGTGTATAGCTCGTGTAGATCGCGCTCCAGGGCGCTGGGCATCAGCCTGACCAGCCAACCCTCGCCATGAACATCGAGACTCGACGGATCGCGCTGCACCTGCTTGTTGACCTCGAGCACGCGACCGGTCAGCGGCGCGGGCTGGGAAAGGGTGCGGTCGCCGAAACGCAGGGTCCACAGGTTTTCGCCCTTCTTGATTTTGGCTCCGGCCGAGGGCAGCTCGATGGAATCGATCCTGCCGATGAAACGCCGGGTGAACTCGTCGACTCCCACCGATACCGTGGCCCGGGTGAGCTGAACCCAAGTATGGCCCTCGTGAAACAGTTTATCGCGACTTGCTTCCGGATCGTTGATCAACTCGTCGGCCGGCTCGCGCAGGGCCTTGCCCGCACGCTTGGCGGCAAAGCGCCGCACCAGCACAACATCGACCACAATCGCTATGGCGAACACGGCGATGACAATCAGCGGTACCATCTTCATTCCTCCTAGTATTGCACCGCCCTGTGCAACCTTCAAGAAGCATTCCAAATAGGTCCTATAGAAAAACATAATAGCCGGCCTTGGCTTAGCCGCTTGATATCAACAGGTTATCTAAATATCGCTAATAGAGCAAGGAATGGATAATTATGTTGTGAACGCCGCCATCCGCTGAATTTTTCGCCGCAATCTCCACAATCAGGGGTATAACCGGCATAACCTTTTGAAATTTATACAAGATTGGCCTGGTTGAAATATTTTACGCGGTTGTTGAATTGCTCTACGTTGACGTGCGTTGAAACGCCTGCACGGATACTGTAATCAAGAAGTGTTATCGGGTTGAGTTTTTTCGTTGAATCCATAACAATGACACGCCACAGACCACCGCAGGCACCCGCGTTCAGTTCAGGAGAAAATCGCATGAAGATACCGCAAAAGGGCAGAACCCGCGAGCAGATTCTCGAAGATTTGGAGAGCTTCCGCGTCAACGATCTCAAATGGCGCGACGGCAAGACGTTTGGCTATGTCTACGATCCGGGCAAAGAGGCCGAAGAAGTGGGCAAGAAGGCCTACATGATGTACCTCACCGAGAACGGCCTGGACCCCACGTCGTTTCCCAGCCTACTGCGGCTGGAAAACGAGATCGTGGCGATGTCCGCGTCCAACGTTGAGGGCGACGAGAACGTGGTGGGCAACTTCACCAGCGGCGGCACCGAGAGCATCATGCTCGCGGTCAAGTCGGCCCGCGACTACAACCGCAAGCACAAACCGCAGATCACCGCGCCCGAGATGGTGCTGCCGATCACGGCCCACGCCGCGTTCCACAAGGCGGCCAAGTACCTCGGGGTCAAGGTGGTGCCGGTGGACGTTGACCATCAGACGTTCAAAGCGCTGCCCGAGCTGATCGAAGAGGCGATCACCGAGAATACGGTCCTGATCGTCAACTCGTCCCCCTCCTATGCCCACGGCGTGATCGACCCGATCGAGCAGGTCGCGGCGATCGCAAAGCAGCACGGGATCCTGATGCACGTCGACGCCTGCGTCGGCGGATTCCAACTGCCGTACTACCGCCGACTGGGCGAACCGATCCCCTATTTCGGCTTCAGCATCGAGGGTGTGACCTCGATCTCGATGGACCTGCACAAGTACGCCTACTGCCCCAAGGGCGCCTCGATCGTGCTCTATCGCAATAAGGACATCCGTAAGGCCCAGTTCTTCGCCTGCGCCTCGTGGACCGGCTACACGGTGATCAACGCCGCGGTGCAGAGTTCCAAGTCCGGCGGCCCGATGGCCGCAGCCTGGGCGGTGCTCAACCACTTCGGCGACGAGGGCTACCTCGAGATGGCGCGCGAACAGCTCAAGGCGACCAAGGCCGCCATTGCGGGCATCAAGGCGATTCCCGGCCTGAGCGTACTCAGCCAGCCGGAGATGTGCCTGGTGGCCTTCACCTCGACCGAGATCAACATCTTCCACATCATCGACGAGATGAAGGAGCTGGGCTGGTACATTCAGGCTCAGTTCAGCCTGGGCTGCTCGCCGCAGAACATCCACCTCTCGATCAACTTCATGAACGTGGAGCATGTGGACGCACTGCTGGCCGACCTGCGCACGTGCGCTGAAAAGGCCCGCGGCATGGGATTTGACGACGATCTGGACCAAATCAAGAGCGTGCTGTCGATGCTCGATCCGGCGCAGGTCGATCCCGAGGTCTTCAACCAGGCATTGGGCATGGCCGGGATCTCGACCAGCGCTCTGCCCGGACGCATGGCCCCGGTCAACGAGATCCTCAACTCCCTGTCACCGGAGATGCGCGAGTTCGTGCTGATCGAGTTCCTCAACAACTTGTTCCACTATAGCGAGGAATAGCCTCGCGGAGGATCTTATGCGCAGCGCGTGGCTGATAACGATGGTTTTAGCGGCGCTGCTGCTCTGCGGTTGGATCGTGGTCGGCTGCGGCAGCGACGACGATGACGACGACGTTGCTGGGGACGATGACAGTGCGGACGACGATGACGACGACCAGGACGACGACAGCCTGTGGGACGATGACGATCAACAAGACGACTGCTACGTAGCCTCCTGGCCCCAGCAGGCCGTCATGCCGCGCGAATACAACGAGACCGGCGTTGCGGGCCCGATCCGGCTCAAGGCCGAGGCCTTTGACCTGTGGCACCTGACCTGGCACCAGCCGGATTACGGCGGCAGCGTACACGCCTATTTCACCGACGATAGCTACACTGAGATCGAGAACTACCACGGCCTGGGCGACTCTTGCAGCTGGACCGGGGTCTACCTGGGCACCCAGTCGATGCGCTGGTGGGTCACCGGCGAGCAGCAGGCGCGCGACAACGTCATCGCCAAGGTCGCGACCCTCGACGGGTTCCTGCACGTCAACGGCAAGCCCGGGTTCATCTCGCGCTACCGCGGCAGCCAGGACGGCAATCCGTGGTACGTAAGCGACGCCTGGTGCGACGCGGGCAAGACCTGCTTCCGCGTGGAGAGCGGCGAGTTCGCCGGCGACTTCTGGATCGGCAACACCAGCCGCGACATGTACATCGGCTGGTTCTACGGCATGGCCATGGCCTACGACCACATCGACGACCAGGCCACGCTGCAAATTATTCGCGACGACGTGACCGAGGTGATCGACGAGCTGATCGACACCGACTGGCTGATCATCAACACCCAGGGCGAGCAGATTACCGCCGGACCCAAGATCCTGCCGCCGATGCAGCTATGCTTCCTGACCATCGGCTATCACGTCACCGGCGAGCTGCGCTTCAAGCACGAGCTGCAAAAGCGGCTGGCCGACTCCAATCGTCGGGCGCTGGAGATCAACAGCTTCAACTTCTTCAACCGCTATCAGGCCTACTTCGGCAACGACCTGGCCCACGTCTGCTGGTACAACATCCTGCGCCTGGGCCGGGTCTACTACTCTGCGGACGATTACTACTATCTGTTGGGATTGTTCGAGAACCAGGTCCACAACTACACCCGGCTGTCGCACAACCCGTGGTTCAACGCGATCTACATGGCCCAGGGCGCGTATCAGCCCACGGACGACGATCCGTACCTCGAGCAGCTACATCAGGATCTCTCCGAGTTCCGCGACCCGCCGCTGTGGGAGTACCACCTCGAAGCGCGCGATCCTGCGAGCTACACCCTCGATCCGATATCGGTGCTGCTGCACGACATCGTCGTACTCTTCCCGCTACTCGAGGATCTGGTGGGCAACGTTGACTATCAGTCCAACGAGCCGTTCGGCGTGCGCGACCAGTGTCCGGCCGGATTCATGTTTCAGTGGTGCCCCTACGAGATCAAGGCTTGCGGCACGAGCGACCGGACCAAGGTTCATTCGGGGCACGATTTCCTGGCGGCCTACTGGATGGCGGGCTACAACAAGTTCATCACCCGCGGTCAGTAATTCGGGACGTCAGTCCGTGGACAGCTCGTCGCGGGGATCGATCTCGATGCCCATCCGCTGCTTGAGCTGCTTGATGTACTCGGCGAGCAGCTTCTCTCCCTCGTCGTGAAACTTGACGAACTGCACGCCGAAGCCCGGATTGAGCCCGTAGCGCTGGACCATCTGCTGGTCCACCACGTGCACCACGACCCCCTCGGCGCGGATCGTCTGCATCGTCTCGGCAATGATCAGCTGCAAGTCGACCAAGGTGTCGATCGGCGGCGGTTCGTCGGAAATCACGAAGATTCCGCCCATGCTGATATCCTGGGTGTACTGCTCCATCAGCTCCCGCGGCGACTCGAAGATCACCTTGAAGATCTTGCTGAAGCGCGACTGCTGGCGGCCGTCCTCGTAGACGTTGGCCAGATTGAGCACGGCGTCGACGTACTCGTCGGGACGCACGGTCAGCTCAACGCCCATGCTCAGGCTGATCCCGGACATCCGCGCCAGGGCGTCGGCCCTGGTCACCCAGCGTACAATCCCCTTGGTGCGGATCGGTTCATCGGCGATCGCGACCTCGAGGGTGAGCAGAGTATCCGCGTGGTAAACCGTCTTGGCCGACAGCTCCAGTCCGCCGAGTGAGACGTTTTTGGCGAACCCCAGGTGGGCGGCGTCGGCAACGCCGAAATGCACTGGAAAACGCTTGGAAAGACGCTTTTGCCTACGGCTCTGCGGCATGGATTGTCTCCTGTGTGCGCTGGCTTATGCGCGCCGGGATTCAAATCAATCTGCGATTAATCGAGTTGCCGATAGATTGTTGACTTTAAGGCTAGCTCTTTCAATCGCGTCGCGTCAATCGATATCCGGCCATCAAGCCCGCTGAAATCAAATCCATTTGCGCCGCAGCCCCAGGGCGAAGATCAGGGCGGTCAGCGCGAAGACCGCCAGGCAGATCTCGTAGAACAGCTCGAACCCGTAGAGCAGCGGTACGATAAAGACCACGATCGAACCCAGGGCCGCGCCGAATGCGTCGAGCACGTAGATCCGCACCCGCGAAAAGTTGAACGAGGTGAACAGCCGCGGGAAGAACACGCCCACCGCTGCGAACATCGGCGCGCCGATCAGCAGGTAGCCCCAGGCGCCGGGACGCAGCAGCGCCAGGACCAGCGCGCCGACCGCGCCCAGCCCGGCCAAATAGGGCCAGCGTTTGCCCGCTCCGATCAGGCTGCCGACCATCGCCACGGCTAAAAAGACGATCGATCCGACGTAGAACGCGTCCAGCGGCGTCTTGAGCAACGACAGGCAGTTGAAGATCACCAGATTCTCCAGCAGCATGAAGTTGATCCCCACCAGCAGGCAGATGGTCACCATGTACGGCGTGCGTCCCGCCCCCAGGCTTGAGGGGGTGCGCGAGAGCAGCATGATCAGCACGATCAGCGCACAGACCGCAGCCAGGCCGTAGAGGCTGCTGCGCAGAAAGGCCTGGGGCGGGATCGCCGGGAAGATAACGCCGCCGCGAAACGGGTAGTCGTCGGTGATCAGCCGCGCCTCGGGAAAGTCGGTGGAGCCGTCGATCAGTGTGAACCCGTCGAGCTCCATGCCCGCCAGCAGCTCGGGGCCGATCTGCGGGATCGGGCCCGGGGAGCCGATCACCAACAGGTTGTCCTCACTGGTAAAACCGACCACGTTGTATCCGGCCTGCTTGAGGGTCATAAAGAACGCTTTGAAATTAGCGTTGTTGCGCTCGAGCCCGCCCTTGCGGATCACCACCAGACCCTCGGGGCTGAGTTTGTCCCGGATCGCGCGCAGCGACTCGATCGAGTACAGCCGCTGGGAGGGTTCGAAGTAGGTGCGCAGCATGTATTGACCGGCCTCGGTGAACGGCAGGTAGACCAGGTCCGCGGTCTGGTCGAACTCGCGGAAAAAGGCACGGCCGTCCGCGGTCACGGTGGTGACGTGCGGGTCAAGGTAGAGCCCGCCGTTGGCCTCGGGAACGACCTGCGTCAATACGCGGAACACCGAAGGCACGATCTCCACGGCCCAGACGTGCTGCGGGTCGTGGCGCAGGGCCTCGAGCACCTGCCTGCCGCCCCCGGCGCCGATCACCACGATCCGCTTGCCCTCCCCGGCCAGCTTAAACGGCAGGGTCGCCACGTTGATCTCGGGATCGAGGCACTCGCTGGTGGGGAAGATCCACTCGACCCAATCGTTGTACGTGCCGCCGGTGAACCAGGTGTTGGAAAACAGCGTGAAATGGCAGTAGCGGTCCCAGCCCTGGTAGAGCACCGAGCTGCGCTGGGCCACCTCCTCGCCGCTACGCAGATGTTCCGGGATGTCCGCCAGGTGGCCCTGGAAGTAATCGAAGTACAATCCCTCGCCGCGCAGGTGGGCCTTCATGCTCAGGAAGTTGTCGCCGCGCACAGCCTGGACGAACCTGTTTTCGAGCAGCGGTCCGCCGATCAGCAGCGCCAGGGCCAACGGCGCCAGCAGCGCGCCGCGCCGGAAGTTGCGGTCGATCAACACGGTGTTCAGCACGAAAATCCCGATTGCCGCTGCCGCGCAGAACAGCAGGCCCAGCCGCCAGGTGAGATAGGTCTCGAGCAGGTAGCCCGCCAGCACGCCCAGTAAAAACACCGGGTAAAACAGCGCGGGCCGGCGGAAGGTCTGGGCGCAGTATTGGAAGTGCGCGTACTCGCTGAGCCCCCAGCTGAAGAAGAACGGCGAGAATAACACCACCACAAACAGGGAGTGCAGCAGGATCGCACTGAGGCTGAAGCCCCACGTGTTGATAAAATTGACCTTGAGCACGCAGAGCATCGCCATCAGACCCAGCAGCACTCCGCCGATGTTCAGCCACTGGCACAACCACAGATGTCGCAACTCGGTCTTGCTCCTGCGGGCCCAGACCGCTCCGCCCAGGGGCATCACCACCAAGAAAAAGACAATGGCAAACACCGAAATCAGCGAGGCGAAGGTGCAGACCTTGTAGACCGCGATGGAGAACAGCGTGTTGCCCAGCGCCATCAGCAGCAACACGGCCGCTGCAACTCCGGGTTTACCCTCGGGCAGGCGCGTCCTTGCCTGTTTATCGCTCATGCCGTCTCGTTAAAATTGGTCATTATCGGCTGTTAGCCTGGAGGATTCATCGGAATTCGTCAACGGCCCAAGATCGCGCTGTCAGCCTTTTTCGCCCCTGACGTGCTTTTTCCAACGCTCATGCGAGCGTTGCCCCTCGAACCAGCCGGAATTGGCGTCCGTCTTGGCGTCCAGTTCGGCAAAGTAGGGCTTGATGTCCAGCAGCGGCGTGTTGTTCAGCGCGTCGATGGGCGAGATGTGCAGCACGTTGCCCTGGATTCCCAGCAGCCGGTTTACGCTAAGGGCGATGGGATTGGGACGGCGCGGCGAGCGGCTGGCGAACAGCCCCACGCCCTGCCCCTCGAGCCACGGTGGGTGGGCGATCAGCGATTCGCGCGGCTTTGAGCGATCAAGGAAGTACAGCACGTAGATGTAGCGGAACTTATCCAGATCGCGCAGCCCCTCGACGTACTGGTCGAACAGCTCGATGCGAAACTCCTGCCCCGGCTCGGCCTCGGCCGGCGACTGCGGCGGCCCGATCTGCTCGTAGGGCGTGTGGATCACGCCGATGGGCTTAACCTGGTACGTTTTATTCCCTTGATTCTCCATCTCGGTTTACCTCCCGAGCGATCGCAGCTTTTCGGCCAGCCTGCTCGCGCAGCTCCCGCAGAACTCGATCGACTTCTGGTCCACATCCTCGACGTAGGTCGAGGAGCGCATCACGCAGAACGGATCATAGCAGTGCACCAGGCCGAAGGTGTGCCCCAGCTCGTGGATCGCCTCCTTCTCCACGCGCTCCAGGTACAACGCGCGATCGTCGGGAAGGCCGTAGAACCGATTGTGCAGCCGATAGGTCGAGAGCAACGCGCCGATGTTGTCCAGTTGGGCCTGGCCGAACTGAAAGGTGAAGATCGGCAGAAACAGGTCGACGTGGGTGATGCCCAACACCTTGAGCGCGTCCGACGGCGGGTTGTCGCGCACCAGCTGGATCAGGATTTTGGACGAGTTGTACTGGCCGCGTTGGCTGTCGTAGGCGCAATCGAGGTCGATCCGCCGCTCGTCGATCCTGGTCGAAACGCCAAAGGCCCGTCGCACGAATTGCGATAGATCCTCGAGCAGCGAAATATCCGCCGGTTCGATCGGGGTTAAATAGATATAGGGCATCCGCGACCGAGATGGTTACTTTTTAAGATCGTACTTCTTGATCTTGTTGTAGATCGTCACCCGGTCGACCTTGAGCACCTCGGCGGCGCGGGTGATGTTCCATCCGGTCTGATCCAGCACGCTGGCGATATGGCGCCGCTCGACGTCCTGCAGCGACTGTAGTCTCTGGTTTTCCCCGCCCTGGCTGCTGGGAAACGACAGTTCCTCCACGTCGATCAGCTTGCCGCGCACCACCACCACCGCGCGCTCGATCACGTTGCGCAGCTCGCGCACGTTGCCCGGCCAGGAGTAGGAACGCATGCGCTCCAGGGCTCGCGGGGTGAAGCCCTCGATGTTCTTGTTCATCGACTGGCAGTACTTTTTCAAAAAATACTCGGCCAGCCGCGTCACGTCGTCGATCCGCTCGCGGATCGGCGGCAGGGTGATCATGAACACGTTGAGCCGGTAGTAGAGGTCCTCGCGGAACTCGCCCTGTTTGACCAGCTGCTCCAGGTCCTTGTTGGTGGC is part of the Candidatus Alcyoniella australis genome and encodes:
- a CDS encoding glycine cleavage system protein H produces the protein MHDLHTFVDYVLYTKYWEYALAFAFMALFLVFYIMLKAPERTTQSAAAREAMPASGRVQGFLVPDDLLYHQGHTWARKDAEGNVLIGVDDFAQRLVGKPSGLKLPAVGAQLRQGAGAWSLDVGPSSFEMVSPVDGEVLAVNPKLAGSTDALKSDPYGDGWLLKVKLPKSSVSLKNLLGGELVKKWTEAAAQRLYGFADLELGAVLSDGGDPVDGMARNLDPQNWEQIVREFFLTD
- the nrfD gene encoding NrfD/PsrC family molybdoenzyme membrane anchor subunit — protein: MSQAAITSQDMSWFRKNILLGMSNAEYFRKLISPFNVITGLILAVGIPTAIWRFAAGLGATTNLSNTNPWGLWLGFDMFFGVAIATGGFSVGVAVYILGNKDYKPLLRPALLTGFLGYAFAIIGLLFDLGRPWRLPYPFLVSAGMSSVLFLVAEHLALYLTAMTLEILPAFAEWLGLKKAWRFLMKGHMVFIILGSVLVMGHQSALGAMYLLMPSRLHPLWYTPLIPYHFLVSCIAGGLAMLIIESMISHKVFGHQVKMSHEQDDRLTLGLGKAVAFTLITYLALKVLSVAHGMHWELLNTGWGYWFMFEVLGFVLLPTILYFVAIRRGSAKLVRYTSIITVLGIMLNRFNVSMVCLNWDAPEVYIPKWSEILVTITLITVLMWVFRWVINRAPILYKHPDPFYADEH
- a CDS encoding 4Fe-4S dicluster domain-containing protein, yielding MNSSRRGFLKMLAGAGVGAAAAGKAGDALAVEDFTGWPDTYGVLVDVSKCIGCRSCEGACNDVNNLKNGVDPTDQSVFETERRSDYNVYTFVNRYMPEAGGGQPVFVKRQCMHCAEPACFAACLCKAFTKTPEGAVVYDADVCIGCRYCMQACPFYIPAYTYQSAFDPKVTKCTFCFDRISKDGGIPGCVEICPTGALTFGRREELITIARKRIFADSDYIDHIYGEREVGGTSWMYISKVPFEQLGFKTNLGSTPIPRLTYGFLWTLPILHITLPVLLAGIYSITRKREGGAHGADGGEG
- a CDS encoding cytochrome c3 family protein, with amino-acid sequence MRVKSYLLLPLLCLLLVAGLVMAQEQDEQSDDTDKQPAQIEQAGTNTATPPEYIELKKLENLYEPAWFSHQMHTNYAAEGCASCHHHNTPGPAMPACSRCHSPSIKLDPQFTVNTDGSCAACHKEFPIKPPLSIPNLKAAYHNQCMGCHREYGAGPLKCDECHSKKTKQ
- a CDS encoding aspartate aminotransferase family protein produces the protein MKIPQKGRTREQILEDLESFRVNDLKWRDGKTFGYVYDPGKEAEEVGKKAYMMYLTENGLDPTSFPSLLRLENEIVAMSASNVEGDENVVGNFTSGGTESIMLAVKSARDYNRKHKPQITAPEMVLPITAHAAFHKAAKYLGVKVVPVDVDHQTFKALPELIEEAITENTVLIVNSSPSYAHGVIDPIEQVAAIAKQHGILMHVDACVGGFQLPYYRRLGEPIPYFGFSIEGVTSISMDLHKYAYCPKGASIVLYRNKDIRKAQFFACASWTGYTVINAAVQSSKSGGPMAAAWAVLNHFGDEGYLEMAREQLKATKAAIAGIKAIPGLSVLSQPEMCLVAFTSTEINIFHIIDEMKELGWYIQAQFSLGCSPQNIHLSINFMNVEHVDALLADLRTCAEKARGMGFDDDLDQIKSVLSMLDPAQVDPEVFNQALGMAGISTSALPGRMAPVNEILNSLSPEMREFVLIEFLNNLFHYSEE
- a CDS encoding PilZ domain-containing protein, producing MPQSRRQKRLSKRFPVHFGVADAAHLGFAKNVSLGGLELSAKTVYHADTLLTLEVAIADEPIRTKGIVRWVTRADALARMSGISLSMGVELTVRPDEYVDAVLNLANVYEDGRQQSRFSKIFKVIFESPRELMEQYTQDISMGGIFVISDEPPPIDTLVDLQLIIAETMQTIRAEGVVVHVVDQQMVQRYGLNPGFGVQFVKFHDEGEKLLAEYIKQLKQRMGIEIDPRDELSTD
- the tsaA gene encoding tRNA (N6-threonylcarbamoyladenosine(37)-N6)-methyltransferase TrmO, which translates into the protein MENQGNKTYQVKPIGVIHTPYEQIGPPQSPAEAEPGQEFRIELFDQYVEGLRDLDKFRYIYVLYFLDRSKPRESLIAHPPWLEGQGVGLFASRSPRRPNPIALSVNRLLGIQGNVLHISPIDALNNTPLLDIKPYFAELDAKTDANSGWFEGQRSHERWKKHVRGEKG
- a CDS encoding archaemetzincin family Zn-dependent metalloprotease, whose product is MPYIYLTPIEPADISLLEDLSQFVRRAFGVSTRIDERRIDLDCAYDSQRGQYNSSKILIQLVRDNPPSDALKVLGITHVDLFLPIFTFQFGQAQLDNIGALLSTYRLHNRFYGLPDDRALYLERVEKEAIHELGHTFGLVHCYDPFCVMRSSTYVEDVDQKSIEFCGSCASRLAEKLRSLGR